From one Bacteroides eggerthii genomic stretch:
- a CDS encoding DUF4248 domain-containing protein produces MGKPDEDIVEKAFVVRSYGKGELASMYIDGVQQQTAVKQFNEWIRTAPGLEQQLQETGMAPTARRYTPAQVRLIIGVLGTP; encoded by the coding sequence ATGGGAAAGCCCGATGAAGATATTGTAGAGAAAGCCTTTGTGGTGCGCAGCTACGGCAAGGGCGAATTGGCAAGCATGTATATAGACGGTGTGCAGCAGCAGACAGCCGTCAAGCAGTTCAACGAATGGATACGTACCGCGCCCGGACTGGAGCAGCAGTTGCAGGAAACGGGCATGGCGCCTACCGCACGACGGTACACGCCCGCACAAGTGCGGCTCATCATAGGGGTGCTGGGAACACCATGA
- a CDS encoding HU family DNA-binding protein — translation MAIIVEPVQRYQKVGDKTSPQLYYLKRKANNSRLYNTKRIAQEIEELGGMSAEDVEHVVTALVRNIKRKLTDGDSVKLDGLGVFYTTFHSKGTASSEECTVKNIDKVNIRFLTDSGLRLVNDSGATTKGSPNNVAFSLYNPKEDGPSGGGGSGSGDDGEEENPLG, via the coding sequence ATGGCAATCATCGTAGAACCTGTGCAACGCTATCAGAAGGTCGGTGACAAGACTTCCCCGCAGCTGTACTACCTGAAGCGGAAAGCCAACAACTCCCGCCTGTACAACACCAAGCGCATCGCGCAAGAGATTGAAGAACTGGGCGGTATGTCCGCCGAAGACGTGGAACACGTGGTCACCGCCCTTGTACGCAACATCAAACGCAAGCTGACAGACGGCGACAGCGTAAAACTGGACGGCCTCGGTGTGTTCTACACCACTTTCCACAGCAAAGGAACCGCCAGCTCGGAAGAATGCACCGTAAAGAACATCGACAAAGTGAACATCCGCTTCCTCACCGACAGCGGTCTGCGCCTTGTCAACGACTCCGGAGCCACCACCAAAGGCAGCCCCAACAACGTGGCGTTCAGCCTCTACAACCCCAAAGAGGACGGTCCCTCCGGTGGCGGTGGCAGCGGCAGCGGTGACGACGGAGAAGAAGAAAATCCGCTGGGATAA
- a CDS encoding N-acetylmuramoyl-L-alanine amidase — MRTITLIIIHCSATCEDRPFTEQALEAAHRQRGFDGTGYHFYIRRDGRILTTRSPERPGAHARGYNAHSIGICYEGGLDHYGMPKDTRTEWQRHSLRVLVRTLLLDYPGAQVVGHRDLSPDLNGNGEVEPMEWTKQCPCFEVKREKW, encoded by the coding sequence ATGCGTACAATCACCCTGATCATCATCCATTGCAGCGCCACGTGCGAAGACCGCCCCTTTACGGAGCAGGCACTGGAAGCCGCCCACCGCCAACGCGGTTTCGACGGCACAGGCTATCACTTCTACATCCGTCGCGACGGCCGCATACTCACCACCCGCTCCCCCGAACGTCCCGGAGCACATGCCCGCGGCTACAACGCCCACTCAATAGGCATCTGTTATGAGGGCGGTCTGGACCACTACGGCATGCCCAAAGACACTCGCACCGAGTGGCAACGCCATTCGCTCCGCGTCCTCGTCAGGACGCTGCTGCTGGACTATCCCGGCGCCCAAGTGGTGGGACATCGCGACCTGAGCCCCGACCTCAACGGCAACGGCGAGGTGGAACCCATGGAATGGACAAAGCAATGCCCTTGCTTCGAGGTGAAGAGGGAGAAGTGGTAG
- a CDS encoding carboxypeptidase regulatory-like domain-containing protein, with protein MLKRMRVIFTLMLVLAAMGVNAQVTTSAISGKVTDEQNETVIGATVIAVHEPSGTQYGAVTNVDGRYTMQGMRTGGPYKLTVSYVGYQSAAFTGIMLELGNTYTQNVKLTPSSELLDEVVVVAEAKAAAGAGQNFSLGKIENTPTVDRNVYDIVKNMPFAMPSKIGGMTFAGSNNRYNSFQIDGTVSNDVFGLASSGTNGGQTGANPISMDAIQEIQVVVAPFDVRQSGFTGGGINAITKQGTNTTKGSAYTYFNNQFMYGKYSAVRDYAKSELGQQFTRTFGGTLGGAIVKDKLFYFVSAEAQKESYPASIYPGYINSYLTSATAKQIADKYKEYTGIDEAYSQRDVDRKSFGLLARVDWNINQDHKLALRYQHNNSFDDNYSPGAYSYVFNNSGYRMNNKTNSIVAELNSRLGQNLYNEFRASASFVRDNREVAYQGPTVQIENVKGNDGKTNITANIGTEFSSGANKLDQDIYTFEDNLSWYLGSHTMTFGTHNEIYRMSNLFIQAVNGSWYFNSLDNFLNDAPYKYTYKYTNPELTGGDLRYAPIMKSGQFGFYAQDKWNINTNLELTYGIRFDIPLLFNDPTTNEAFNTFAADNDITSRVGEMPGAKVLVSPRVGFRWYTDDSHKTLIRGGVGIFTGRVPFVWLSNAYNNTGMESMGTTIEPKQGNNHTNTAPSLAQYAKDPMGAATSVETGALRPDIVTVDKGFKYPQVLRANLALEQRLPGDVKLTLEGIYSKTMNNVFFENLALNNNGEKVYAIPGVEASAAPFYSKTKSNYYSIVNLRNTNKGYTYAFSASLAKSFDFGLDMSASYTFGRSKSVNDGTSSVAYSNWKYNYSRDTNSENELGFSKFDVPHRLMAQLSYTTPKYLNGWTSTTISVIYNGFSGSRYSLTMNEVSDFNGDGQKGNSLLYIPTEAELDNMNFVDNKDKNGKLIMSAADSRKAFTEWVNNDDYAKNHRGQYAERNSNLSNWEHEIDLHLAQTIYNAQGLGKLEFTFDIINFANMLNKKWGASYSSAYNLSPLTVVSLSTDENGNRNPGYAFNNAKINKSDISSRWHAQVGIRLTF; from the coding sequence ATGTTAAAAAGAATGAGAGTTATTTTTACGCTGATGCTGGTCTTGGCGGCTATGGGCGTAAATGCACAGGTCACCACCTCGGCCATTAGCGGCAAGGTGACCGACGAACAGAATGAAACTGTAATCGGAGCGACGGTTATAGCTGTTCATGAACCTTCGGGCACACAGTATGGCGCTGTCACCAACGTGGACGGACGCTATACGATGCAAGGTATGCGTACCGGCGGCCCGTACAAACTTACAGTGTCCTACGTGGGCTATCAAAGTGCCGCCTTTACGGGCATCATGCTGGAACTGGGCAACACCTATACGCAGAACGTGAAACTGACTCCCAGCTCGGAACTGCTGGACGAAGTAGTGGTGGTGGCAGAAGCCAAAGCCGCTGCCGGAGCCGGACAGAACTTCTCACTGGGAAAGATTGAGAACACACCGACCGTAGACCGCAACGTCTACGACATCGTGAAGAACATGCCTTTCGCCATGCCTTCCAAAATCGGCGGTATGACGTTTGCAGGCTCCAACAACCGCTACAACAGCTTCCAGATAGACGGTACGGTGAGCAACGACGTATTCGGCCTTGCCTCTTCAGGAACCAACGGAGGACAGACCGGAGCCAACCCCATCTCAATGGATGCCATTCAGGAAATACAGGTAGTAGTAGCACCCTTCGACGTTCGCCAAAGCGGATTCACAGGCGGCGGCATCAACGCCATCACCAAGCAGGGTACGAACACCACCAAAGGATCGGCCTACACCTACTTCAACAACCAGTTCATGTATGGCAAGTACAGCGCCGTACGCGACTATGCCAAGAGCGAACTCGGACAGCAGTTCACACGCACCTTCGGCGGCACACTGGGCGGAGCAATCGTGAAGGACAAACTGTTCTACTTCGTAAGCGCCGAAGCACAGAAAGAGTCTTATCCCGCCAGCATCTATCCGGGATACATCAACTCCTACCTCACTTCGGCCACAGCCAAGCAGATTGCCGATAAATACAAGGAATATACAGGCATCGACGAAGCCTACTCACAGCGCGACGTAGACCGCAAGTCCTTCGGCTTGCTGGCACGTGTGGACTGGAACATCAATCAGGACCACAAACTGGCACTGCGCTACCAGCACAACAACTCCTTCGATGACAACTATTCTCCCGGAGCATACTCCTACGTGTTCAACAACAGCGGCTACCGCATGAACAACAAGACCAACTCCATCGTTGCCGAACTGAACTCACGCCTCGGACAGAACCTCTACAACGAGTTCCGCGCCTCGGCCAGCTTCGTTCGCGACAACCGCGAAGTGGCCTATCAGGGACCCACCGTACAGATTGAAAACGTGAAAGGAAACGACGGCAAAACCAACATCACCGCCAACATCGGTACGGAATTCTCCTCCGGAGCCAACAAACTGGATCAGGACATCTATACCTTCGAGGACAACCTCTCATGGTATTTGGGAAGCCATACGATGACCTTCGGTACGCACAACGAAATCTACCGCATGAGCAACCTCTTCATTCAGGCCGTAAACGGTTCATGGTACTTCAACTCTTTGGACAACTTCCTGAACGATGCACCTTATAAATATACGTATAAGTACACCAACCCCGAACTGACAGGCGGTGACCTCCGCTACGCCCCCATCATGAAGTCGGGACAGTTCGGCTTCTATGCACAGGACAAGTGGAACATCAACACCAACCTTGAGTTGACCTACGGTATCCGCTTTGACATCCCCTTGCTCTTCAACGACCCCACAACGAACGAAGCCTTCAATACATTCGCTGCCGACAACGACATCACATCGCGCGTAGGCGAAATGCCGGGCGCCAAAGTGCTGGTTTCTCCGCGCGTAGGCTTCCGCTGGTATACGGACGACTCTCACAAGACACTGATCCGCGGCGGTGTGGGCATCTTCACCGGACGCGTACCTTTCGTTTGGTTGTCCAACGCCTACAACAATACGGGCATGGAGTCCATGGGTACTACCATCGAACCCAAACAAGGCAACAACCACACCAATACGGCTCCTTCACTGGCACAATATGCCAAAGATCCTATGGGAGCAGCCACATCGGTGGAAACCGGAGCTTTGAGACCGGACATCGTTACCGTAGACAAAGGCTTCAAGTATCCGCAAGTGTTGCGTGCCAACCTCGCACTGGAACAACGCCTGCCGGGTGACGTGAAACTGACTCTGGAGGGTATCTACTCCAAGACCATGAACAACGTGTTCTTTGAGAATCTCGCACTGAACAACAACGGCGAGAAGGTATATGCCATCCCCGGTGTGGAAGCATCTGCCGCTCCTTTCTACTCCAAGACCAAGAGCAATTACTACTCCATCGTGAACCTGAGAAATACGAACAAGGGCTATACCTACGCTTTCTCCGCTTCATTGGCGAAGAGCTTTGACTTCGGTCTGGACATGTCGGCATCTTATACCTTCGGACGTTCCAAGTCTGTGAATGACGGTACAAGCTCGGTGGCTTACTCCAACTGGAAGTATAACTACTCCCGCGACACCAACTCCGAAAACGAACTCGGCTTCTCCAAGTTCGATGTTCCTCACCGCCTCATGGCACAGCTCTCTTACACCACTCCGAAGTATCTGAACGGCTGGACAAGCACCACCATTTCCGTTATCTACAACGGTTTCTCCGGTAGCCGTTACAGCCTGACGATGAACGAAGTCAGCGACTTCAACGGTGACGGCCAGAAAGGTAACTCATTGCTTTACATCCCTACCGAAGCCGAACTGGACAACATGAACTTCGTGGATAATAAGGATAAAAATGGCAAACTGATTATGAGCGCAGCAGACAGCCGTAAAGCCTTCACCGAATGGGTGAACAACGACGACTATGCCAAGAACCACCGCGGACAGTATGCCGAACGCAACTCCAACCTGAGCAACTGGGAACATGAGATAGACCTGCACTTGGCGCAAACCATCTACAACGCTCAAGGACTGGGCAAACTGGAATTTACATTCGACATCATCAACTTTGCCAACATGCTGAACAAGAAGTGGGGCGCAAGCTACAGCTCTGCCTACAACTTGTCACCGCTGACAGTGGTAAGCCTGAGTACGGATGAAAATGGTAACAGAAACCCGGGTTACGCATTTAATAATGCCAAAATCAACAAGAGTGACATCTCTTCACGCTGGCATGCACAAGTGGGCATCCGCTTGACTTTCTAA
- a CDS encoding DUF3987 domain-containing protein encodes MAITCTEGEVKISEFGSVRSKQSQTISLQEYVNKVRSNTFKAQVEEYRRLAALPGHEAEAQRVKDGMPCIVPAGVCSGGHAVKNLVKHSGLLQIDMDHTLLRTAEVCRLLCELPYVTVVHKSFSQNGVRAFVRVAAEDVMRNYEQLYAAVGEAVSRHAAHNYDSKCKILTQPSFYSWDADAYYNPDAETFKMQWGEETGKEAGTISETAANAGGTVSRGIISEVTDSGKAVSGGAISEVTDSGRTVSGGAISGVTDSGVTNSEKSASGATAPGFLVQFLNDFEHRNPFRRGERNDLALKLGRVSRSKGFSKKELEEVISLFIRRYAATDFTAEDIRQRITAGYQFIDSLPQKTEIPGEGSNRVHFPYDPAEPPDAGSEEEDLLEKNNELRAQSPYIPDSAYSGLPQFLKDCVQYASDPRERDIILLGSLNCCSALFPGVSFFYKNALYSSHFYHALVANAAAGKGVVAFILSLLDATQEYYDRQRRDQKKAFEKAQMAWEAEVHQALREHRSPDSDKKPEEPKAKYLKTSSTTSKSRLLEQLATNGELGCHMSSTEINTLISSLAQDYGKYEDILCKAAHHEEISQSYKIDGDPIVVPRPHLALIMSGTPEQFTGFFRSHENGLYSRFLIYTRQLNPHWETCAPGEGRVDLREHFHTLGKKLFEMHKLLLESPTLVTFTPGQWERHTQQFGVWLKSALVEGKEFPTSIVFRHGLLAMRLASILTIFRKWDDYRYAKEYCCTDADFDTAMQIIATVIEHSLLLGTSLPDTGHPPVAMRKFHQFEDVLKKLPRIFSYIDFINAAKELGISVSTAKRYLRKAVEQELVVKQKDKYRKRRKRQGKQGL; translated from the coding sequence ATGGCAATTACATGTACGGAAGGAGAAGTGAAAATCTCCGAGTTCGGCTCAGTCCGAAGCAAACAATCACAGACCATCAGTCTGCAAGAGTATGTAAACAAAGTGCGTAGCAACACATTCAAGGCGCAGGTGGAGGAATACCGCCGCCTTGCCGCCCTGCCGGGGCATGAAGCCGAAGCGCAGAGGGTGAAGGACGGGATGCCCTGCATCGTACCCGCCGGAGTGTGCAGCGGCGGACACGCAGTGAAGAACCTCGTCAAGCACAGCGGACTGCTCCAGATAGACATGGACCACACCCTGCTGCGCACCGCCGAAGTGTGCCGGCTGCTCTGCGAACTGCCCTACGTGACAGTGGTGCACAAGAGTTTCTCGCAGAACGGCGTACGGGCGTTTGTACGCGTGGCAGCCGAAGATGTGATGCGGAACTATGAGCAGCTTTATGCCGCCGTAGGAGAAGCCGTCAGCCGGCATGCCGCACACAACTACGACTCCAAATGCAAGATCCTGACACAACCCAGCTTCTATTCGTGGGACGCAGATGCGTATTACAATCCCGATGCGGAGACTTTCAAGATGCAGTGGGGAGAAGAAACGGGAAAGGAAGCGGGAACAATTTCAGAAACAGCAGCAAATGCAGGAGGAACTGTTTCAAGAGGAATAATCTCAGAAGTGACAGACTCAGGAAAAGCTGTTTCAGGAGGAGCAATCTCAGAAGTGACAGACTCAGGAAGAACTGTTTCAGGAGGAGCAATCTCAGGAGTGACAGACTCAGGAGTGACAAACTCAGAAAAATCAGCATCAGGAGCAACAGCTCCCGGTTTTCTGGTGCAATTCCTCAACGACTTTGAGCACCGCAACCCCTTCCGTCGTGGTGAGCGAAACGACCTTGCGTTGAAGCTGGGTCGTGTGTCTCGCAGTAAAGGTTTTTCAAAAAAGGAGTTGGAAGAAGTTATCAGCCTCTTCATCCGCCGCTATGCTGCAACCGATTTCACAGCCGAAGACATCCGTCAACGCATAACCGCTGGTTATCAATTCATTGACTCTCTTCCGCAAAAAACGGAAATTCCCGGCGAGGGTTCAAATAGGGTTCATTTCCCTTATGACCCCGCCGAGCCGCCCGATGCGGGCTCCGAAGAAGAAGATTTGTTGGAAAAAAACAACGAACTTCGTGCCCAGTCTCCCTACATTCCCGACAGCGCATACAGCGGTCTGCCCCAATTCCTGAAAGACTGTGTGCAATACGCTTCCGACCCGCGCGAACGCGACATCATACTGCTTGGCAGCCTTAACTGTTGCAGCGCCCTCTTCCCCGGTGTCAGCTTCTTCTACAAGAACGCCCTCTACTCTTCCCACTTCTACCATGCCCTCGTGGCAAACGCAGCAGCCGGAAAGGGCGTCGTGGCATTCATCCTCAGTCTGCTCGATGCCACCCAGGAATATTACGACCGCCAGCGTCGCGATCAGAAGAAAGCCTTCGAGAAAGCCCAAATGGCATGGGAAGCCGAAGTACATCAGGCACTGCGCGAACACCGTTCTCCCGACTCCGACAAGAAGCCCGAAGAACCCAAAGCCAAATACCTGAAGACCTCCTCCACCACCAGCAAGAGCCGTCTGCTGGAGCAGCTCGCCACCAACGGCGAACTCGGCTGCCACATGTCGTCCACCGAAATCAACACCCTCATCTCCTCGCTCGCACAGGACTACGGCAAGTATGAGGACATCCTCTGCAAGGCTGCCCACCACGAGGAAATCTCACAGTCGTACAAGATAGACGGCGACCCGATAGTCGTTCCCCGTCCCCACCTGGCACTCATCATGTCCGGCACACCGGAGCAGTTCACCGGCTTCTTCCGCAGCCACGAAAACGGTCTGTACAGTCGTTTCCTCATCTACACCCGCCAGCTCAACCCCCATTGGGAGACGTGTGCCCCCGGCGAAGGACGCGTGGATCTGCGCGAACACTTCCATACGCTGGGAAAGAAACTCTTCGAGATGCACAAGTTGCTGCTGGAATCCCCCACCCTCGTCACCTTCACCCCCGGACAATGGGAACGCCATACGCAACAGTTCGGCGTGTGGCTCAAGTCGGCCCTGGTGGAAGGAAAGGAGTTCCCCACCAGCATCGTCTTCCGTCATGGACTGCTTGCCATGCGCCTCGCGTCCATCCTCACCATCTTCCGCAAGTGGGACGACTACCGCTATGCCAAGGAATACTGCTGCACCGATGCCGACTTCGACACCGCCATGCAGATTATAGCCACCGTCATCGAGCACAGCCTGCTGCTGGGCACTTCGCTGCCCGACACCGGACACCCGCCGGTAGCCATGCGTAAATTCCACCAGTTTGAAGACGTTCTCAAGAAATTACCGAGGATTTTTTCTTACATCGACTTCATCAATGCCGCCAAAGAACTCGGCATATCTGTGTCCACAGCCAAACGTTACCTGAGAAAGGCCGTTGAACAAGAACTCGTTGTGAAACAGAAAGATAAGTACCGAAAACGCAGAAAAAGGCAAGGTAAACAGGGGCTATAA
- a CDS encoding smalltalk protein — MATKSSWWDKFLKIVIAVASAVLGAVGAKAMPM; from the coding sequence ATGGCAACAAAATCATCTTGGTGGGACAAGTTCCTCAAAATCGTAATCGCAGTAGCATCGGCCGTTCTCGGCGCAGTAGGCGCCAAAGCCATGCCCATGTAA
- a CDS encoding D-2-hydroxyacid dehydrogenase: MKIVVLDGYAANPGDLSWDELKSLGECIVYDRTAPSEVTERAAGADILLTNKVVLNADTIAALPHLKYIGVLATGYNVVDIAAAKERGIVVTNIPAYSTPSVAQMVFAHILNIAQQVQHYTDEVRKGRWSSNPDFCFWDTPLIELRGKKIGIIGLGQTGYNTARIAIGFGMEVHAYTSKSTFQLPPEIRKTELDELFANCDIISLHCPLTDSTRELVNAARLKQMKPNAILINTGRGPLINEQDLADALNNGTILAAGLDVLSQEPPRPDNPLLTAKNCYITPHIAWASAAARERLMQIMLDNVKAFLDGKVINAVTK, encoded by the coding sequence ATGAAAATAGTAGTTCTCGACGGTTATGCCGCCAATCCCGGAGATCTTTCCTGGGACGAATTGAAAAGTTTGGGAGAGTGCATTGTTTACGACCGCACTGCACCTTCGGAAGTTACGGAACGCGCTGCCGGAGCGGATATTCTGCTGACCAATAAAGTTGTGCTCAACGCAGATACCATAGCTGCGCTGCCCCATCTGAAATACATCGGCGTCCTTGCCACCGGATACAACGTTGTCGATATTGCCGCTGCCAAAGAACGGGGCATTGTCGTCACCAACATCCCGGCATACAGCACCCCTTCCGTAGCCCAGATGGTCTTTGCGCACATCCTCAACATAGCCCAGCAAGTGCAGCACTACACCGACGAAGTGCGCAAGGGACGTTGGAGCAGCAATCCCGACTTCTGCTTCTGGGACACTCCGCTCATTGAACTGCGCGGCAAGAAGATCGGTATCATCGGCTTGGGACAAACCGGCTACAACACCGCCCGCATTGCCATCGGTTTCGGCATGGAAGTGCATGCCTACACCTCCAAATCCACCTTCCAGCTTCCCCCCGAAATCAGAAAGACGGAGCTCGACGAACTCTTTGCCAACTGCGACATCATCAGTCTGCACTGTCCCCTCACCGACTCCACCCGCGAACTGGTTAATGCCGCCCGCCTGAAGCAGATGAAGCCCAACGCCATCCTCATCAACACCGGACGAGGCCCGCTCATCAACGAACAAGACCTTGCCGACGCCCTGAACAACGGCACTATCCTTGCCGCCGGACTGGATGTGCTCTCACAAGAGCCGCCCCGCCCCGACAACCCGTTGCTCACCGCCAAGAACTGCTACATCACCCCACACATCGCATGGGCAAGCGCCGCAGCACGCGAACGCCTCATGCAGATCATGCTGGACAATGTGAAAGCGTTTCTGGACGGAAAAGTGATTAATGCAGTGACAAAGTAA
- a CDS encoding endonuclease/exonuclease/phosphatase family protein, whose amino-acid sequence MGKSAVKGLLRWMPVGATWMLAAVTIAASRSGHYHPDSSVVMPLLGLAVPILLVSCLITALCWALARKKWAIVPLAAFFFNWEYLTAVVRFGSTDDDVPATAPAPNREGKSGGCLTVATYNVHHFGNEITGYSCKEIARYMQQRHVDVLCFQEFGDNPHFTTDSLRRALSHWPYALIPADDSIRGILPVAVFSRYPLAEGRFITYPRSSNCSMACDIVLGADTLRLLNNHLQTTSVSQNRRKWERELAANDTRREAQAVQDAAETLHENFVKRAAQTDSIVRLVIASPHPVLVCGDFNSLPSSYTYRQLSGILQDGFKTGGHGYMYTYRYAKRMLRIDYAFHSSKLDCTDYYSPDLDLCSDHNPVIFTVKY is encoded by the coding sequence ATGGGAAAATCCGCTGTCAAAGGACTCTTGCGTTGGATGCCGGTAGGTGCCACGTGGATGCTGGCTGCCGTTACCATTGCAGCATCCCGTTCCGGACATTATCATCCGGACAGCTCTGTGGTGATGCCCCTGCTGGGACTTGCCGTACCGATATTACTGGTCTCCTGCCTGATAACAGCCCTTTGCTGGGCGCTGGCACGCAAGAAGTGGGCTATCGTTCCTTTGGCAGCCTTCTTCTTCAACTGGGAATATCTGACGGCAGTCGTCCGGTTCGGTTCCACCGATGATGATGTGCCTGCCACTGCTCCGGCGCCGAACCGGGAAGGCAAGTCCGGCGGCTGCCTCACCGTAGCCACCTACAACGTACATCATTTCGGCAACGAAATCACCGGATACTCCTGCAAGGAAATAGCCCGGTACATGCAGCAGCGTCATGTCGATGTGCTTTGCTTCCAAGAGTTCGGAGACAATCCCCACTTCACGACAGACAGTCTGCGCCGCGCCCTTTCGCACTGGCCCTACGCCCTTATTCCTGCGGACGACTCCATTCGCGGCATTCTCCCCGTTGCCGTATTCAGCCGCTACCCGCTTGCGGAAGGACGTTTCATCACCTACCCACGAAGCTCCAATTGCAGCATGGCGTGCGACATTGTTCTGGGTGCAGACACCCTCCGCCTGCTGAACAATCACTTGCAGACCACCAGCGTCAGTCAGAACCGCAGGAAGTGGGAACGCGAACTCGCTGCCAACGACACCCGCCGCGAAGCGCAAGCCGTACAGGATGCTGCGGAAACCCTGCACGAGAACTTCGTGAAGCGTGCCGCCCAAACCGACAGCATCGTCCGCCTTGTCATCGCCAGTCCGCACCCCGTACTGGTGTGCGGAGACTTCAACTCCCTACCCTCGTCCTACACCTACCGCCAACTGTCCGGAATCCTCCAAGACGGTTTCAAGACAGGCGGACATGGATATATGTACACCTACCGCTACGCCAAACGCATGCTGCGCATCGACTATGCTTTCCATTCGTCCAAACTGGACTGCACCGACTATTACTCTCCCGATCTGGATCTGTGCAGCGACCACAATCCGGTGATATTTACGGTGAAATACTAA